A genomic window from Clostridium aceticum includes:
- the trpC gene encoding indole-3-glycerol phosphate synthase TrpC, whose protein sequence is MILDKIVAHKKKKVAEEKHQLSLSKLVEKLDCIQPPRNFKNSLKKENQLTIIAEIKKASPSKGVIRQSFDPLEIAEVYEESCVEAMSVLTEDKFFQGSDDYLKQVRKTTSCPLLRKDFIIEAYQVYQSKLLGADAILLIAAILTKQQLIEFQRIAEQVGLYCLLEVHNEEELDKVLEAGGEIIGINNRNLKTFETTLKTTEKLISSVPKNKVIVSESGIHTREDMQFLQKLGVNAVLIGEGFMVAEDIGKKIRELRG, encoded by the coding sequence ATGATTTTAGATAAAATTGTAGCCCATAAGAAAAAAAAGGTGGCAGAGGAAAAACATCAACTTTCTTTATCGAAGTTGGTGGAGAAACTTGACTGCATTCAGCCCCCTCGAAATTTCAAAAATTCCTTGAAGAAGGAAAATCAGTTGACAATCATTGCAGAAATTAAAAAAGCCTCCCCTTCAAAAGGTGTCATTAGACAAAGCTTTGACCCTTTAGAAATCGCTGAAGTTTATGAAGAAAGCTGTGTAGAAGCTATGTCTGTACTGACAGAAGATAAGTTTTTTCAAGGAAGTGACGACTATTTAAAACAAGTAAGAAAGACTACCTCCTGCCCACTGCTTAGAAAGGATTTTATCATAGAGGCATATCAAGTCTACCAATCAAAGCTGTTGGGGGCAGACGCTATTTTGTTGATAGCTGCAATATTGACAAAACAACAATTAATAGAATTTCAAAGAATCGCAGAGCAGGTAGGGCTCTATTGTCTATTGGAGGTCCACAATGAGGAGGAATTAGATAAAGTGCTGGAGGCGGGAGGAGAAATTATTGGTATCAACAATAGAAATTTAAAAACCTTTGAAACCACCTTAAAGACCACAGAAAAGTTAATCTCCTCTGTTCCTAAAAATAAAGTGATTGTAAGTGAAAGTGGCATCCATACAAGAGAAGATATGCAGTTTCTACAAAAACTAGGTGTGAATGCTGTCTTGATAGGGGAAGGTTTTATGGTGGCGGAGGATATAGGAAAAAAGATCAGGGAACTTAGGGGGTGA
- a CDS encoding phosphoribosylanthranilate isomerase, with protein MTAVKICGLTKKEDISYVNQLRPDYVGFVFAESKRKITKEKAKSLIQGLEKQIKTVGVFVNAPIKEVKEIAAYCDLDILQLHGEEDQAYINAFSQKVWKSFRIKNPDDLSQLQQYDTEGYLLDTYVEGEYGGTGKTLDWTGIAPLPQKRPIILAGGLTSENVEEAVKTLRPYAVDVSSGVERDGYKDYRKIEKFIRTVRG; from the coding sequence ATGACAGCCGTAAAGATATGCGGTTTGACAAAAAAGGAAGATATAAGCTATGTAAATCAATTGCGACCGGATTATGTGGGTTTTGTCTTTGCAGAAAGCAAAAGAAAAATCACAAAGGAGAAGGCAAAAAGTTTGATACAAGGCTTGGAAAAGCAGATTAAGACCGTGGGGGTTTTTGTCAATGCGCCTATAAAAGAAGTAAAAGAAATTGCCGCATATTGTGATTTAGATATATTGCAGCTTCATGGGGAGGAGGATCAAGCTTATATCAATGCTTTTTCCCAGAAGGTTTGGAAGTCTTTTAGAATCAAAAACCCGGATGATTTAAGTCAATTACAGCAATATGATACGGAGGGTTATTTACTAGATACCTATGTGGAGGGAGAATATGGAGGTACCGGTAAGACCTTAGACTGGACTGGAATTGCACCATTGCCACAAAAAAGACCCATTATTTTAGCAGGAGGGCTTACTTCAGAAAATGTAGAGGAAGCAGTGAAAACCCTTAGACCCTATGCTGTAGATGTAAGCAGTGGTGTGGAGAGGGATGGATATAAAGACTATAGAAAAATAGAAAAATTTATAAGAACAGTGAGGGGATAA
- the trpB gene encoding tryptophan synthase subunit beta gives MANVLPKKFGAFGGQFVPETLMKALIELEEAFLQAKEDAGFQEAYQHYVKEYSGRPTPLYFAENLTRKLGGGRIYLKREDLNHTGAHKINNVIGQVLLARRMGKKRIIAETGAGQHGVATATICAMFDLQCEVYMGQEDVERQALNVFKMEMLGAKVRTVTSGTSTLKDATNEAIRDWVTNVEDTFYVIGSVVGPHPYPTMVRDFQRIIGDEAKKQILEKEGRLPDYLVACVGGGSNAMGLFYPFIEDKEVKIYGVEAAGLGVDTEHHAATITKGSMGVIHGMMTYLLQDDYGQITPVHSISAGLDYPGIGPEHAYFHETGRVRYEAITDDEAVEAFQYLTKVEGIIPALESAHAIAYLMKLAVYTKKEDVIVVNLSGRGDKDIHTIRKVLGGKEDEK, from the coding sequence ATGGCAAATGTATTACCTAAAAAATTTGGTGCCTTTGGAGGACAATTTGTTCCTGAGACTTTAATGAAGGCATTGATTGAGCTAGAGGAGGCATTTCTTCAGGCTAAGGAAGATGCAGGTTTTCAAGAAGCTTATCAACACTATGTAAAGGAGTATTCAGGAAGACCGACACCTTTATACTTCGCAGAGAATCTCACCAGAAAACTAGGTGGAGGAAGAATCTATCTTAAAAGGGAAGACTTAAATCATACAGGTGCCCATAAGATCAACAATGTTATTGGGCAGGTGCTATTAGCACGAAGGATGGGAAAAAAACGGATCATTGCCGAAACAGGGGCAGGACAACACGGTGTAGCCACTGCCACTATATGTGCTATGTTTGATTTACAATGTGAGGTTTACATGGGGCAGGAGGATGTGGAACGACAAGCCCTCAATGTATTTAAGATGGAGATGTTGGGGGCAAAGGTAAGGACTGTAACCTCTGGAACCAGTACCCTAAAGGATGCCACCAATGAAGCCATAAGAGATTGGGTCACCAATGTGGAAGATACTTTTTATGTGATCGGTTCTGTTGTAGGTCCCCATCCCTATCCCACCATGGTAAGGGATTTTCAAAGAATTATCGGAGATGAAGCAAAGAAACAAATCCTTGAAAAAGAGGGAAGATTGCCAGATTATTTAGTGGCCTGCGTCGGTGGTGGAAGCAATGCCATGGGATTGTTTTACCCTTTTATTGAAGATAAAGAAGTGAAAATCTATGGGGTAGAAGCAGCTGGGTTAGGAGTAGATACTGAACACCACGCTGCTACTATAACGAAGGGCTCTATGGGAGTGATCCATGGGATGATGACCTATTTACTACAAGATGATTATGGCCAGATTACACCAGTTCACTCTATATCCGCAGGTTTAGACTATCCCGGTATTGGGCCAGAACATGCTTATTTTCATGAAACTGGAAGGGTAAGGTATGAAGCTATCACCGATGATGAAGCTGTAGAGGCTTTTCAGTATTTGACCAAGGTAGAAGGGATTATTCCAGCCTTGGAAAGTGCTCATGCTATTGCTTATTTGATGAAGTTAGCAGTTTATACCAAAAAAGAAGACGTTATTGTGGTGAATTTGTCTGGCAGAGGGGATAAAGATATTCATACGATACGCAAAGTGCTAGGAGGTAAAGAAGATGAAAAGTAG
- the trpA gene encoding tryptophan synthase subunit alpha, which translates to MKSRITKKFQQLKEENKKALITYITAGDPDLDTTHHLVLEMERAGADIIELGIPYSDPLADGPVIQRAAQRALEAGANISSIFQLVEKLREKTQIPLVFLVYYNCVFKYGIERFLDNCCRSGIDGLIIPDLPLEERRELQEIMKGYPIDLIPLVAPTSEERIEAIVKDAEGFIYCISSMGVTGRRQGFDINLDNFLQKVRKYTDVPLALGFGISTPEMVESLKHLCDALIVGSAIIEKIEEAIPKGEVKKDVYDFVKKLDEAKNIA; encoded by the coding sequence ATGAAAAGTAGAATAACAAAAAAATTCCAACAATTGAAGGAAGAAAATAAAAAAGCACTGATTACCTATATTACCGCAGGAGACCCTGATTTAGATACTACGCATCACCTTGTATTAGAGATGGAAAGGGCAGGGGCAGATATCATCGAGCTAGGGATTCCCTATTCCGATCCCTTGGCAGATGGTCCAGTGATTCAGAGGGCGGCTCAAAGAGCTTTAGAAGCAGGGGCAAATATCTCCTCTATTTTTCAGTTGGTAGAAAAACTTAGGGAAAAAACCCAAATTCCTCTTGTGTTTTTAGTGTATTATAACTGTGTATTTAAATACGGGATAGAAAGATTTTTAGACAATTGTTGTAGAAGTGGTATAGATGGGCTAATTATACCGGATCTGCCTTTAGAAGAAAGAAGAGAGTTGCAAGAGATAATGAAAGGGTATCCAATAGATCTGATACCTTTGGTAGCCCCTACCTCTGAGGAACGTATAGAAGCAATTGTTAAAGATGCTGAAGGGTTTATTTATTGTATTTCATCTATGGGGGTGACAGGAAGGAGACAGGGGTTTGATATAAACTTGGATAATTTCTTACAAAAGGTAAGAAAATATACTGATGTACCTTTAGCGCTTGGTTTTGGTATATCTACTCCTGAGATGGTAGAAAGTCTAAAGCACCTTTGTGACGCTCTTATTGTAGGAAGTGCCATTATAGAAAAAATAGAGGAAGCAATTCCTAAGGGAGAAGTAAAGAAGGATGTATATGATTTTGTGAAAAAATTAGATGAGGCAAAAAACATTGCTTGA
- a CDS encoding prephenate dehydrogenase, which translates to MQKFQRIVIIGMGLIGGSLALALKKSGFTGEIIGYDVSKDTLEEAKILGAIDTSYTDPKEAVKKADLVVMAVPVGYYAEIFREVAPFLSEDVVVTDVGSVKGYVEDVVDAYLPKEIQFLGGHPMAGSEKGGIGASSPFLYENAYYFLTPNKNTRKDTIEALEILIKGIGAFPVVVAADEHDKIVAQISHMPHLVAVLLANTLDRRNSISYTPFVGGGFRDTTRIAAGNPHMWRDIFFYNQREMLEGIEVLEVMLKEFREILCQEKSEEVLDTLKKAKAIRDTIPLGARDYIPPLYELIVDVEDRPGVLGELTQLIGDHAINIKEIEILHAREGERGAIRIALSSKEGQEKAFNLLKNGGFPLTYRKGESEDVGNQ; encoded by the coding sequence ATGCAGAAATTTCAAAGGATTGTCATCATAGGCATGGGATTGATAGGGGGATCGCTGGCACTGGCTCTAAAAAAGTCGGGGTTTACAGGTGAAATTATCGGTTACGATGTATCAAAGGATACTTTGGAAGAGGCAAAGATCCTTGGTGCCATTGATACCTCTTATACAGATCCTAAAGAAGCAGTGAAAAAAGCTGATTTAGTGGTGATGGCTGTACCGGTGGGATATTATGCTGAAATCTTTAGGGAAGTTGCTCCCTTTTTATCTGAGGATGTTGTGGTGACAGATGTAGGCAGTGTGAAGGGGTATGTAGAGGATGTGGTGGATGCTTATTTGCCAAAGGAGATTCAGTTCTTAGGAGGGCATCCTATGGCGGGTTCAGAAAAGGGAGGTATTGGCGCCTCCAGTCCTTTTCTTTATGAAAATGCCTATTACTTTTTAACTCCTAATAAAAACACTAGAAAAGATACCATAGAGGCCCTAGAGATTTTGATTAAAGGCATCGGTGCTTTTCCTGTAGTTGTGGCTGCTGACGAACATGATAAAATTGTGGCACAGATCAGCCATATGCCACATTTAGTAGCGGTATTGCTGGCAAATACCTTGGATCGGAGAAATAGCATCTCCTATACACCTTTTGTAGGAGGAGGCTTTAGAGATACCACAAGGATTGCTGCAGGAAACCCCCATATGTGGCGGGACATTTTCTTTTATAACCAAAGAGAAATGTTAGAGGGAATAGAAGTATTAGAGGTAATGTTAAAAGAGTTTAGAGAAATATTATGCCAAGAGAAATCGGAGGAAGTGTTAGATACCTTAAAAAAAGCCAAAGCTATTCGAGATACTATACCTTTAGGGGCTAGGGATTACATACCACCGCTTTATGAGTTAATTGTTGACGTAGAGGACCGTCCTGGGGTGTTAGGGGAATTAACGCAACTTATTGGAGATCATGCTATTAATATAAAGGAAATTGAAATACTTCATGCTAGAGAGGGAGAGAGGGGAGCAATAAGAATTGCTCTGTCTTCTAAAGAAGGTCAGGAAAAAGCCTTTAACCTTTTGAAAAACGGAGGATTTCCCTTAACTTATCGTAAAGGAGAGAGTGAAGATGTTGGCAACCAGTAA
- the aroA gene encoding 3-phosphoshikimate 1-carboxyvinyltransferase — MLATSKINKIQGKITVPGDKSISHRAVMLSSISKGVSRIQGFLRGEDCLSTIACFQGLGIEIEDKGKEIIVQGKGLYGLKEPMDVLDAGNSGTTMRLLSGILAGQEFLTIVTGDSSLRKRPMARVAVPLRKMGAVIEGRDHGNLAPLVIRGGSLKAIDYASPVSSAQVKSAILLAGLYSEGSTIVREEITSRDHTEKMLKSLGAKITTGEGKVTVEKSELYNQDEIQVPGDISSAAFFMAAAAAIPDSHLIIEKVGLNPTRTGIVDVLKEMGAEIEIDNVFTSGGEEIGDIIIKGKKLQGTSIGKEIMPRLIDEIPVIAVIAAVAEGKTIITGAEELKVKESNRITSMVTEMKKLGIQVTELPDGMEIEGNNKISGSTVESYGDHRIAMAMAIAGLFASDPVKINNSECIAVSFPEFEEMLKQVAK, encoded by the coding sequence ATGTTGGCAACCAGTAAAATCAATAAGATTCAAGGAAAAATAACAGTTCCTGGAGATAAGTCCATTTCCCATAGGGCTGTTATGTTATCTAGTATTAGTAAAGGTGTTAGCAGAATTCAAGGTTTTTTAAGGGGTGAGGATTGTCTCAGTACCATAGCTTGTTTTCAGGGTTTGGGTATTGAAATCGAAGATAAAGGGAAGGAAATCATCGTACAAGGAAAGGGTCTTTATGGTTTAAAGGAACCGATGGACGTATTGGATGCTGGAAATTCTGGAACCACCATGCGACTTCTTTCTGGTATATTGGCAGGACAGGAGTTCTTGACGATTGTCACGGGAGATAGTTCTTTAAGAAAAAGACCTATGGCAAGGGTGGCTGTACCTTTAAGAAAAATGGGAGCTGTCATTGAAGGAAGAGATCATGGGAATTTAGCCCCCTTAGTGATCAGAGGGGGAAGCCTAAAGGCGATTGACTATGCCTCTCCTGTTTCCAGTGCGCAAGTGAAATCTGCCATTCTATTGGCAGGACTCTATAGCGAAGGTAGCACCATCGTAAGGGAAGAAATCACTTCAAGAGATCATACAGAAAAGATGCTGAAGTCTCTAGGAGCTAAGATTACAACAGGAGAGGGTAAAGTGACGGTAGAAAAATCAGAACTTTATAACCAAGATGAGATACAGGTACCGGGGGATATTTCATCTGCTGCCTTTTTTATGGCGGCGGCAGCAGCTATACCGGATTCTCATTTGATTATTGAAAAGGTAGGTCTGAACCCTACAAGGACAGGCATCGTTGATGTTTTAAAGGAAATGGGAGCAGAAATCGAAATAGACAATGTTTTTACAAGTGGTGGAGAAGAGATTGGAGACATTATTATAAAAGGAAAAAAACTGCAGGGTACTAGTATAGGAAAAGAAATTATGCCTAGATTGATCGACGAAATCCCTGTGATTGCTGTCATCGCAGCAGTAGCAGAGGGTAAAACCATCATTACTGGAGCAGAAGAGTTAAAGGTTAAAGAATCCAATCGTATTACCTCCATGGTAACAGAGATGAAAAAACTGGGAATCCAAGTAACAGAGTTGCCGGACGGTATGGAAATAGAGGGGAATAATAAAATAAGCGGTAGTACGGTAGAAAGCTATGGAGATCATCGTATCGCCATGGCGATGGCGATTGCTGGGCTATTTGCCAGTGACCCTGTAAAAATAAATAATAGTGAGTGTATCGCTGTATCTTTTCCAGAGTTTGAAGAAATGCTAAAGCAGGTTGCTAAATAA
- the pheA gene encoding prephenate dehydratase has translation MKLGYLGPEGSFSHAAAVHYAPDATLIGMKTFKEIITAVEEGKIQQGILPMENSTEGAVTQVMDALMHTKISKIQAEMILQIHHNLFSVEENVEDIFYVLSHSQVLEQCRGFFANHFPQITLIPCESSSSACKIAKEKGKGYGAIGNSWAGENNGLKVLYKDIQDNILNQTRFIIIGEGTTVPTGNDKTSIVFSFHNDAPGSLYSVLQEFAEEGINLSRIESRPAKIELGKYIFYIDFHGHQEDIKSKKVLSRIMEKVNTLKIFGSYPIGKIW, from the coding sequence ATGAAATTAGGGTATTTGGGGCCGGAGGGCTCCTTTAGTCATGCGGCAGCAGTGCATTATGCACCTGATGCAACATTGATAGGGATGAAGACCTTCAAAGAGATTATTACAGCGGTGGAAGAGGGGAAAATCCAACAAGGGATTTTGCCAATGGAAAACTCTACAGAGGGGGCTGTTACGCAGGTAATGGATGCTCTCATGCATACGAAAATTTCCAAGATTCAAGCAGAGATGATTTTGCAAATACATCATAATCTTTTCAGTGTGGAGGAGAATGTAGAAGATATTTTTTATGTCTTATCACATTCACAGGTTTTAGAACAATGCAGAGGTTTTTTTGCAAATCACTTTCCTCAAATTACCTTGATTCCATGTGAAAGCTCCTCCAGTGCCTGCAAAATAGCAAAAGAAAAGGGTAAGGGTTATGGAGCTATTGGTAACAGTTGGGCAGGAGAAAATAATGGACTGAAGGTTCTTTATAAAGATATACAGGACAACATTCTTAATCAAACCCGGTTTATAATCATTGGAGAAGGCACGACTGTACCTACCGGTAATGACAAAACTTCTATTGTCTTTTCTTTTCATAACGATGCTCCTGGTAGCTTGTACAGCGTTTTGCAGGAATTTGCTGAGGAAGGTATTAACCTATCAAGAATCGAATCCCGTCCTGCTAAAATAGAATTGGGAAAATATATTTTTTATATTGATTTTCATGGACATCAAGAAGACATAAAATCCAAGAAGGTATTAAGCCGCATTATGGAGAAAGTTAATACATTAAAGATTTTTGGCTCTTATCCTATTGGTAAAATATGGTAA
- the aroC gene encoding chorismate synthase: MFRLLTAGESHGKSLVGMVEGFPSNVAIDIAQINKNLARRQGGYGRGGRMQIEKDQAEILSGIRGGKTLGSPISFLIKNKDYENWEPYMNPIDVDGETKKVTQPRPGHADLTGAIKYGFSDIRNVLERSSARETAVRVAVGSLAQQLMQVFNIEVFSHVTAIGGASFPEKIKDIEKIKAAESSEVRCCDAKIEKAMIEEIKSAKEKGDSLGGIFEIHITGVPMGLGSYVQWDRKLDAKLSYALMGIQAIKGVEIGYGFQNAQREGSLVHDEIFYKEGQGYCRETNHAGGIEGGMSNGENIVIRCAMKPIPTLYTPLKTVDIATKETVLATVERSDTCAVPAASIVGEMVAITVIAQEFLRKFGSDSLEEIIKRWKDSI, from the coding sequence ATGTTTCGATTATTAACCGCAGGGGAATCCCACGGTAAAAGTTTGGTAGGAATGGTAGAGGGATTTCCCTCTAATGTAGCAATAGATATAGCTCAGATCAATAAAAATTTGGCACGACGGCAAGGTGGATATGGTCGTGGTGGCAGAATGCAGATTGAAAAGGATCAGGCAGAGATTTTGTCTGGCATCAGAGGAGGAAAGACCTTGGGAAGCCCCATTTCTTTTCTCATCAAGAACAAAGATTATGAAAACTGGGAGCCCTATATGAACCCCATCGATGTAGATGGAGAGACAAAAAAAGTCACCCAGCCAAGACCTGGACATGCAGATTTAACAGGGGCCATAAAATATGGATTTTCAGATATTCGAAATGTTCTAGAACGCAGCAGTGCAAGGGAAACAGCAGTACGAGTAGCAGTAGGAAGCTTAGCACAACAACTGATGCAGGTTTTTAATATAGAAGTATTTAGTCACGTTACTGCCATCGGAGGAGCATCTTTTCCTGAGAAAATTAAGGATATAGAGAAGATTAAGGCAGCGGAATCCTCAGAGGTACGATGTTGCGATGCTAAAATAGAAAAGGCTATGATTGAGGAAATAAAAAGTGCCAAAGAAAAAGGAGATTCCTTAGGGGGAATTTTTGAAATACATATTACTGGTGTACCCATGGGACTGGGAAGCTATGTCCAATGGGATAGAAAATTAGATGCCAAACTATCCTATGCTTTAATGGGGATTCAAGCTATTAAAGGGGTAGAAATAGGCTATGGTTTTCAGAATGCTCAGCGGGAGGGTTCACTGGTCCATGATGAAATCTTCTACAAAGAAGGTCAAGGCTATTGTAGAGAAACCAATCACGCAGGAGGTATAGAGGGAGGGATGTCTAATGGTGAAAATATTGTTATCCGATGTGCTATGAAACCAATACCTACCCTATATACACCACTAAAAACTGTAGACATTGCTACGAAAGAAACGGTTTTAGCTACGGTTGAGAGGAGTGACACCTGTGCTGTGCCGGCGGCCTCTATTGTAGGAGAGATGGTGGCAATTACTGTAATTGCACAGGAATTTTTAAGAAAATTTGGCTCAGATTCATTAGAGGAGATTATAAAACGATGGAAAGACTCTATATAG
- the aroB gene encoding 3-dehydroquinate synthase produces the protein MERLYIDLGENSYPIDIDGGLRQSILDYLGEADQCLLITDENVDGLYGKELQQLLKEKKIEKIVLPPGEGSKTLATVEGILHSMIEGGLTRKSQIIALGGGVVGDIAGFCASIYMRGISFIQVPTTLLSQVDSSVGGKTGVNMPQAKNIVGSFYQPKSVVIDTEVLETLPKRELMSGIGEVIKYGIIYDYDFLCYIRDDFSEIINLKEESLKRVIKKCCEIKAEIVSKDEREKGLRKILNYGHTIGHALEAVTQYKKYTHGEAVLVGMYYEAKMAKTMGLIKEEYYQEIENVIRKTDVSLDIASFSLEDLVNSMTKDKKNQDNKISFILPSGKGEVKEVLLSKEEVVW, from the coding sequence ATGGAAAGACTCTATATAGATTTAGGAGAAAATAGTTACCCTATAGACATTGACGGTGGGTTAAGGCAATCTATTCTGGATTATTTAGGAGAAGCTGATCAGTGCCTTTTGATTACCGATGAAAATGTTGATGGTTTATATGGAAAAGAACTTCAGCAACTTCTGAAGGAGAAGAAGATAGAAAAAATTGTATTACCTCCAGGAGAAGGAAGCAAAACCCTTGCTACGGTGGAGGGGATTTTACATAGCATGATCGAGGGTGGTCTGACTAGGAAATCCCAGATCATTGCATTAGGCGGCGGTGTAGTAGGGGATATTGCAGGCTTTTGTGCCTCCATTTATATGAGGGGGATTTCTTTTATACAGGTCCCTACAACCCTATTGTCGCAGGTGGATAGCAGTGTAGGAGGAAAAACTGGAGTAAATATGCCTCAAGCAAAAAATATTGTCGGCAGTTTTTATCAACCAAAGTCTGTGGTAATTGATACTGAAGTGTTAGAAACTCTTCCTAAGAGGGAGTTGATGAGTGGCATCGGGGAAGTCATTAAGTATGGGATTATTTATGATTATGATTTTTTATGCTATATAAGGGATGATTTTTCTGAGATTATAAATCTTAAGGAAGAGAGTTTAAAAAGGGTTATCAAAAAGTGTTGTGAAATTAAAGCAGAAATTGTTTCAAAAGATGAAAGAGAAAAGGGCTTAAGAAAGATTTTAAATTATGGACATACTATTGGTCATGCTTTGGAGGCAGTTACTCAGTACAAAAAATATACCCATGGAGAAGCGGTTTTAGTAGGCATGTATTATGAAGCTAAGATGGCAAAGACTATGGGCTTGATTAAAGAGGAATATTATCAGGAAATAGAGAATGTTATAAGGAAAACCGATGTTTCTCTAGATATAGCGTCATTTTCTTTAGAAGATTTAGTAAATAGCATGACAAAGGATAAGAAAAATCAAGATAATAAGATCTCCTTTATCCTTCCCAGCGGTAAAGGAGAAGTAAAAGAAGTGCTGCTGTCTAAGGAAGAGGTAGTATGGTGA
- a CDS encoding chorismate mutase translates to MKDLETLRQEIDACDEMIVKNFERRMELVMEVLAYKREKGLPVFHPEREQQVMEKVLTNFSHTNLPEEIEQLYTEIMRISRKMQSKRLFPYSIALVGFMGTGKTTIARDLAEKLEMTSVDIDTLIQEKMGMTIGEIFENYGEAHFRKMESDMVEELSVERNMILSCGGGVILSPYNVMNLKKNSRTVLLRALPETIFHRLQGDSSRPLLKGKMHLEHIEALLEKRRVLYDEAADLTIDTDGKSIDEISKEIIKKLLQEN, encoded by the coding sequence GTGAAGGATTTGGAAACACTACGCCAAGAAATTGATGCATGTGATGAAATGATCGTAAAAAATTTTGAGAGAAGAATGGAATTGGTAATGGAGGTATTGGCCTACAAGCGAGAAAAGGGTCTGCCTGTATTTCATCCAGAAAGGGAGCAGCAGGTAATGGAGAAGGTACTGACAAATTTTTCTCATACCAATCTACCAGAGGAAATAGAACAGCTTTATACAGAAATTATGAGAATCAGCAGGAAGATGCAGTCTAAAAGACTTTTCCCTTATAGTATCGCTTTAGTAGGATTCATGGGGACCGGCAAAACCACTATTGCTAGAGATTTGGCAGAAAAATTAGAAATGACATCTGTAGACATAGATACGTTGATTCAAGAAAAGATGGGAATGACTATAGGAGAAATCTTTGAAAACTATGGAGAAGCCCACTTTAGAAAGATGGAATCGGATATGGTAGAAGAACTCAGCGTAGAACGAAATATGATTCTTTCCTGCGGTGGAGGTGTGATCTTAAGTCCTTATAATGTAATGAACCTCAAGAAAAATAGTAGGACGGTTCTTTTAAGAGCACTACCAGAAACGATTTTTCACCGATTACAAGGAGACAGTTCAAGACCTTTGTTGAAGGGAAAAATGCATCTAGAACATATAGAGGCTCTTTTAGAAAAAAGAAGAGTTTTATATGATGAAGCAGCGGATCTTACTATAGATACAGATGGTAAGTCAATTGATGAAATCAGTAAAGAGATTATTAAAAAGTTACTGCAGGAAAATTAA